A genomic window from Montipora capricornis isolate CH-2021 chromosome 8, ASM3666992v2, whole genome shotgun sequence includes:
- the LOC138059828 gene encoding voltage-dependent L-type calcium channel subunit beta-2-like isoform X4, translating to MDIESGGKRRKGSMSSSSEISFPPYEVVPATRPIIVIGPSLRGYEVTDLMHRALYNFLKKRFSGKISVYRTHADIGLSKRSKNNTSEKERFNIAKTGGPRMTAEVQKEVERIYELTKSLKMVVIDCDVINHPSQLLDCSLAPISIYIKMEPQILEKLVKLRGSKRKNLGAQVVAAQKLAQCNEELFDLVLDEAIFEDACEHLGEFLDQYWRDLHPSDREEGAAPLTEKTPLLQAVSNVPAIKPPFGANATQRSPMKTSTLKEVQQGTQRKMAVTGNAPDFGKKLHEAFETTQPNPHQRGTSYQVGYGPADLQQYEQPQQQQQQQQQQQQQQQQQYYQYEDHYEQEQNYAPEMYGHQQGYPAEAYHQQGYSQPYGHQDSQYEYGQYGQDLNQGYSHGYANENQYPDTYYDGDASMGYQQQYGNQMSHGYQGQEWYGDSGDYYARDGYYH from the exons ATGGATATTGAATCCGGAGGAAAAAGAAGGAAG GGGTCGATGAGTTCTTCAAGTGAGATCTCCTTTCCGCCATATGAAGTCGTCCCAGCCACTCGACCCATAATAGTGATTGGCCCATCCCTCAGAGGATACGAG gTCACTGATCTTATGCACAGAGCGTTATACAACTTTCTGAAGAAGAGGTTTAGTGGAAA GATTTCAGTGTACAGAACACATGCAGACATCGGTTTGTCAAAGCGATCAAAAAATAATACCTCCGAGAAAGAGAGATTCAACATTGCGAAGACCGGGGGCCCACGAATGACAG CCGAAGTACAAAAAGAAGTTGAAAGAATCTACGAATTAACAAAATCTCTCAAGATGGTAGTAATCGACTGTGACGTCATCAACCACCCTTCGCAACTGCTGGACTGCTCGCTGGCTCCTATTTCTATTTACATCAAAATGGAGCCTCAGATTCTGGAGAAATTGGTAAAGCTGCGAggatcaaaaagaaaaaatttagGGGCGCAAGTTGTCGCAGCTCAGAAGCTTGCACAATGCAATGAG GAACTGTTTGACTTGGTTCTTGATGAGGCCATCTTCGAAGATGCATGTGAGCATTTAGGAGAGTTCCTTGATCAATATTGGAGAGATTTGCACCCAAGTGACCGTGAAGAAGGGGCCGCACCTTTGACGGAAAAGACACCTTTACTTCAAGCCGTCTCTAACGTCCCTGCTATAAAG CCTCCCTTCGGTGCGAATGCGACTCAACGTTCACCAATGAAAACCTCTACACTAAAAGAAGTACAGCAAGGAACTCAAAGAAAAATGGCGGTGACTGGGAATGCGCCTGATTTTGGCAAAAAACTGCACGAGGCCTTTGAAACTACGCAGCCCAATCCACACCAAAGAGGTACAAGTTATCAAGTAGGGTACGGTCCCGCAGACTTGCAGCAGTACGAACAGccacagcagcaacaacaacaacaacaacaacaacaacaacaacaacaacaacaatactaTCAGTATGAGGACCATTATGagcaagagcaaaattatgCACCTGAAATGTATGGGCACCAGCAAGGTTACCCAGCCGAGGCCTATCATCAGCAGGGATATTCTCAACCGTATGGGCACCAAGATAGCCAGTATGAGTATGGACAATATGGACAGGACCTCAATCAGGGGTACTCCCATGGATACGCGAATGAGAACCAGTACCCCGACACTTATTATGATGGAGATGCGAGCATGGGATATCAACAACAGTATGGAAATCAGATGAGTCATGGATACCAAGGTCAAGAATGGTATGGAGATTCAGGCGACTATTACGCCAGAGACGGCTACTATCACTGA
- the LOC138059828 gene encoding voltage-dependent L-type calcium channel subunit beta-2-like isoform X5 codes for MSSSSEISFPPYEVVPATRPIIVIGPSLRGYEVTDLMHRALYNFLKKRFSGKISVYRTHADIGLSKRSKNNTSEKERFNIAKTGGPRMTAEVQKEVERIYELTKSLKMVVIDCDVINHPSQLLDCSLAPISIYIKMEPQILEKLVKLRGSKRKNLGAQVVAAQKLAQCNEELFDLVLDEAIFEDACEHLGEFLDQYWRDLHPSDREEGAAPLTEKTPLLQAVSNVPAIKPPFGANATQRSPMKTSTLKEVQQGTQRKMAVTGNAPDFGKKLHEAFETTQPNPHQRGTSYQVGYGPADLQQYEQPQQQQQQQQQQQQQQQQQYYQYEDHYEQEQNYAPEMYGHQQGYPAEAYHQQGYSQPYGHQDSQYEYGQYGQDLNQGYSHGYANENQYPDTYYDGDASMGYQQQYGNQMSHGYQGQEWYGDSGDYYARDGYYH; via the exons ATGAGTTCTTCAAGTGAGATCTCCTTTCCGCCATATGAAGTCGTCCCAGCCACTCGACCCATAATAGTGATTGGCCCATCCCTCAGAGGATACGAG gTCACTGATCTTATGCACAGAGCGTTATACAACTTTCTGAAGAAGAGGTTTAGTGGAAA GATTTCAGTGTACAGAACACATGCAGACATCGGTTTGTCAAAGCGATCAAAAAATAATACCTCCGAGAAAGAGAGATTCAACATTGCGAAGACCGGGGGCCCACGAATGACAG CCGAAGTACAAAAAGAAGTTGAAAGAATCTACGAATTAACAAAATCTCTCAAGATGGTAGTAATCGACTGTGACGTCATCAACCACCCTTCGCAACTGCTGGACTGCTCGCTGGCTCCTATTTCTATTTACATCAAAATGGAGCCTCAGATTCTGGAGAAATTGGTAAAGCTGCGAggatcaaaaagaaaaaatttagGGGCGCAAGTTGTCGCAGCTCAGAAGCTTGCACAATGCAATGAG GAACTGTTTGACTTGGTTCTTGATGAGGCCATCTTCGAAGATGCATGTGAGCATTTAGGAGAGTTCCTTGATCAATATTGGAGAGATTTGCACCCAAGTGACCGTGAAGAAGGGGCCGCACCTTTGACGGAAAAGACACCTTTACTTCAAGCCGTCTCTAACGTCCCTGCTATAAAG CCTCCCTTCGGTGCGAATGCGACTCAACGTTCACCAATGAAAACCTCTACACTAAAAGAAGTACAGCAAGGAACTCAAAGAAAAATGGCGGTGACTGGGAATGCGCCTGATTTTGGCAAAAAACTGCACGAGGCCTTTGAAACTACGCAGCCCAATCCACACCAAAGAGGTACAAGTTATCAAGTAGGGTACGGTCCCGCAGACTTGCAGCAGTACGAACAGccacagcagcaacaacaacaacaacaacaacaacaacaacaacaacaacaacaatactaTCAGTATGAGGACCATTATGagcaagagcaaaattatgCACCTGAAATGTATGGGCACCAGCAAGGTTACCCAGCCGAGGCCTATCATCAGCAGGGATATTCTCAACCGTATGGGCACCAAGATAGCCAGTATGAGTATGGACAATATGGACAGGACCTCAATCAGGGGTACTCCCATGGATACGCGAATGAGAACCAGTACCCCGACACTTATTATGATGGAGATGCGAGCATGGGATATCAACAACAGTATGGAAATCAGATGAGTCATGGATACCAAGGTCAAGAATGGTATGGAGATTCAGGCGACTATTACGCCAGAGACGGCTACTATCACTGA
- the LOC138059828 gene encoding voltage-dependent L-type calcium channel subunit beta-2-like isoform X2, producing the protein MKDLPIFPIGMISMAANAFEGFDQVTQKKSLIGKRGSMSSSSEISFPPYEVVPATRPIIVIGPSLRGYEVTDLMHRALYNFLKKRFSGKISVYRTHADIGLSKRSKNNTSEKERFNIAKTGGPRMTAEVQKEVERIYELTKSLKMVVIDCDVINHPSQLLDCSLAPISIYIKMEPQILEKLVKLRGSKRKNLGAQVVAAQKLAQCNEELFDLVLDEAIFEDACEHLGEFLDQYWRDLHPSDREEGAAPLTEKTPLLQAVSNVPAIKPPFGANATQRSPMKTSTLKEVQQGTQRKMAVTGNAPDFGKKLHEAFETTQPNPHQRGTSYQVGYGPADLQQYEQPQQQQQQQQQQQQQQQQQYYQYEDHYEQEQNYAPEMYGHQQGYPAEAYHQQGYSQPYGHQDSQYEYGQYGQDLNQGYSHGYANENQYPDTYYDGDASMGYQQQYGNQMSHGYQGQEWYGDSGDYYARDGYYH; encoded by the exons ATGAAAGATCTTCCCATTTTTC CTATAGGTATGATTTCCATGGCAGCAAATGCCTTCGAAGGCTTTGATCAAGTAACGCAGAAAAAGAGTTTAATCGGCAAGAGG GGGTCGATGAGTTCTTCAAGTGAGATCTCCTTTCCGCCATATGAAGTCGTCCCAGCCACTCGACCCATAATAGTGATTGGCCCATCCCTCAGAGGATACGAG gTCACTGATCTTATGCACAGAGCGTTATACAACTTTCTGAAGAAGAGGTTTAGTGGAAA GATTTCAGTGTACAGAACACATGCAGACATCGGTTTGTCAAAGCGATCAAAAAATAATACCTCCGAGAAAGAGAGATTCAACATTGCGAAGACCGGGGGCCCACGAATGACAG CCGAAGTACAAAAAGAAGTTGAAAGAATCTACGAATTAACAAAATCTCTCAAGATGGTAGTAATCGACTGTGACGTCATCAACCACCCTTCGCAACTGCTGGACTGCTCGCTGGCTCCTATTTCTATTTACATCAAAATGGAGCCTCAGATTCTGGAGAAATTGGTAAAGCTGCGAggatcaaaaagaaaaaatttagGGGCGCAAGTTGTCGCAGCTCAGAAGCTTGCACAATGCAATGAG GAACTGTTTGACTTGGTTCTTGATGAGGCCATCTTCGAAGATGCATGTGAGCATTTAGGAGAGTTCCTTGATCAATATTGGAGAGATTTGCACCCAAGTGACCGTGAAGAAGGGGCCGCACCTTTGACGGAAAAGACACCTTTACTTCAAGCCGTCTCTAACGTCCCTGCTATAAAG CCTCCCTTCGGTGCGAATGCGACTCAACGTTCACCAATGAAAACCTCTACACTAAAAGAAGTACAGCAAGGAACTCAAAGAAAAATGGCGGTGACTGGGAATGCGCCTGATTTTGGCAAAAAACTGCACGAGGCCTTTGAAACTACGCAGCCCAATCCACACCAAAGAGGTACAAGTTATCAAGTAGGGTACGGTCCCGCAGACTTGCAGCAGTACGAACAGccacagcagcaacaacaacaacaacaacaacaacaacaacaacaacaacaacaatactaTCAGTATGAGGACCATTATGagcaagagcaaaattatgCACCTGAAATGTATGGGCACCAGCAAGGTTACCCAGCCGAGGCCTATCATCAGCAGGGATATTCTCAACCGTATGGGCACCAAGATAGCCAGTATGAGTATGGACAATATGGACAGGACCTCAATCAGGGGTACTCCCATGGATACGCGAATGAGAACCAGTACCCCGACACTTATTATGATGGAGATGCGAGCATGGGATATCAACAACAGTATGGAAATCAGATGAGTCATGGATACCAAGGTCAAGAATGGTATGGAGATTCAGGCGACTATTACGCCAGAGACGGCTACTATCACTGA
- the LOC138059828 gene encoding voltage-dependent L-type calcium channel subunit beta-2-like isoform X1, whose product MTRASCLPLKKGAFNFSSNHVFTLLENDKGDSRFTLQHLGESLSEPSLSRRQSVKTERGSMSSSSEISFPPYEVVPATRPIIVIGPSLRGYEVTDLMHRALYNFLKKRFSGKISVYRTHADIGLSKRSKNNTSEKERFNIAKTGGPRMTAEVQKEVERIYELTKSLKMVVIDCDVINHPSQLLDCSLAPISIYIKMEPQILEKLVKLRGSKRKNLGAQVVAAQKLAQCNEELFDLVLDEAIFEDACEHLGEFLDQYWRDLHPSDREEGAAPLTEKTPLLQAVSNVPAIKPPFGANATQRSPMKTSTLKEVQQGTQRKMAVTGNAPDFGKKLHEAFETTQPNPHQRGTSYQVGYGPADLQQYEQPQQQQQQQQQQQQQQQQQYYQYEDHYEQEQNYAPEMYGHQQGYPAEAYHQQGYSQPYGHQDSQYEYGQYGQDLNQGYSHGYANENQYPDTYYDGDASMGYQQQYGNQMSHGYQGQEWYGDSGDYYARDGYYH is encoded by the exons ATGACACGCGCTTCTTGTCTTCCGCTAAAGAAAGGAGCTTTTAACTTTTCGTCGAATCATGTTTTTACGCTGCTTGAAAACGACAAAGGCGACAGTCGATTCACTCTACAGCATCTAGGAGAAAGTCTTTCGGAGCCTTCACTTTCGCGCAGGCAGTCCGTAAAAACAGAACGG GGGTCGATGAGTTCTTCAAGTGAGATCTCCTTTCCGCCATATGAAGTCGTCCCAGCCACTCGACCCATAATAGTGATTGGCCCATCCCTCAGAGGATACGAG gTCACTGATCTTATGCACAGAGCGTTATACAACTTTCTGAAGAAGAGGTTTAGTGGAAA GATTTCAGTGTACAGAACACATGCAGACATCGGTTTGTCAAAGCGATCAAAAAATAATACCTCCGAGAAAGAGAGATTCAACATTGCGAAGACCGGGGGCCCACGAATGACAG CCGAAGTACAAAAAGAAGTTGAAAGAATCTACGAATTAACAAAATCTCTCAAGATGGTAGTAATCGACTGTGACGTCATCAACCACCCTTCGCAACTGCTGGACTGCTCGCTGGCTCCTATTTCTATTTACATCAAAATGGAGCCTCAGATTCTGGAGAAATTGGTAAAGCTGCGAggatcaaaaagaaaaaatttagGGGCGCAAGTTGTCGCAGCTCAGAAGCTTGCACAATGCAATGAG GAACTGTTTGACTTGGTTCTTGATGAGGCCATCTTCGAAGATGCATGTGAGCATTTAGGAGAGTTCCTTGATCAATATTGGAGAGATTTGCACCCAAGTGACCGTGAAGAAGGGGCCGCACCTTTGACGGAAAAGACACCTTTACTTCAAGCCGTCTCTAACGTCCCTGCTATAAAG CCTCCCTTCGGTGCGAATGCGACTCAACGTTCACCAATGAAAACCTCTACACTAAAAGAAGTACAGCAAGGAACTCAAAGAAAAATGGCGGTGACTGGGAATGCGCCTGATTTTGGCAAAAAACTGCACGAGGCCTTTGAAACTACGCAGCCCAATCCACACCAAAGAGGTACAAGTTATCAAGTAGGGTACGGTCCCGCAGACTTGCAGCAGTACGAACAGccacagcagcaacaacaacaacaacaacaacaacaacaacaacaacaacaacaatactaTCAGTATGAGGACCATTATGagcaagagcaaaattatgCACCTGAAATGTATGGGCACCAGCAAGGTTACCCAGCCGAGGCCTATCATCAGCAGGGATATTCTCAACCGTATGGGCACCAAGATAGCCAGTATGAGTATGGACAATATGGACAGGACCTCAATCAGGGGTACTCCCATGGATACGCGAATGAGAACCAGTACCCCGACACTTATTATGATGGAGATGCGAGCATGGGATATCAACAACAGTATGGAAATCAGATGAGTCATGGATACCAAGGTCAAGAATGGTATGGAGATTCAGGCGACTATTACGCCAGAGACGGCTACTATCACTGA
- the LOC138059828 gene encoding voltage-dependent L-type calcium channel subunit beta-2-like isoform X3 yields MSDEEFRAFGRSRNQGSMSSSSEISFPPYEVVPATRPIIVIGPSLRGYEVTDLMHRALYNFLKKRFSGKISVYRTHADIGLSKRSKNNTSEKERFNIAKTGGPRMTAEVQKEVERIYELTKSLKMVVIDCDVINHPSQLLDCSLAPISIYIKMEPQILEKLVKLRGSKRKNLGAQVVAAQKLAQCNEELFDLVLDEAIFEDACEHLGEFLDQYWRDLHPSDREEGAAPLTEKTPLLQAVSNVPAIKPPFGANATQRSPMKTSTLKEVQQGTQRKMAVTGNAPDFGKKLHEAFETTQPNPHQRGTSYQVGYGPADLQQYEQPQQQQQQQQQQQQQQQQQYYQYEDHYEQEQNYAPEMYGHQQGYPAEAYHQQGYSQPYGHQDSQYEYGQYGQDLNQGYSHGYANENQYPDTYYDGDASMGYQQQYGNQMSHGYQGQEWYGDSGDYYARDGYYH; encoded by the exons ATGAGTGACGAGGAATTCCGTGCTTTTGGAAGAAGCAGAAATCAG GGGTCGATGAGTTCTTCAAGTGAGATCTCCTTTCCGCCATATGAAGTCGTCCCAGCCACTCGACCCATAATAGTGATTGGCCCATCCCTCAGAGGATACGAG gTCACTGATCTTATGCACAGAGCGTTATACAACTTTCTGAAGAAGAGGTTTAGTGGAAA GATTTCAGTGTACAGAACACATGCAGACATCGGTTTGTCAAAGCGATCAAAAAATAATACCTCCGAGAAAGAGAGATTCAACATTGCGAAGACCGGGGGCCCACGAATGACAG CCGAAGTACAAAAAGAAGTTGAAAGAATCTACGAATTAACAAAATCTCTCAAGATGGTAGTAATCGACTGTGACGTCATCAACCACCCTTCGCAACTGCTGGACTGCTCGCTGGCTCCTATTTCTATTTACATCAAAATGGAGCCTCAGATTCTGGAGAAATTGGTAAAGCTGCGAggatcaaaaagaaaaaatttagGGGCGCAAGTTGTCGCAGCTCAGAAGCTTGCACAATGCAATGAG GAACTGTTTGACTTGGTTCTTGATGAGGCCATCTTCGAAGATGCATGTGAGCATTTAGGAGAGTTCCTTGATCAATATTGGAGAGATTTGCACCCAAGTGACCGTGAAGAAGGGGCCGCACCTTTGACGGAAAAGACACCTTTACTTCAAGCCGTCTCTAACGTCCCTGCTATAAAG CCTCCCTTCGGTGCGAATGCGACTCAACGTTCACCAATGAAAACCTCTACACTAAAAGAAGTACAGCAAGGAACTCAAAGAAAAATGGCGGTGACTGGGAATGCGCCTGATTTTGGCAAAAAACTGCACGAGGCCTTTGAAACTACGCAGCCCAATCCACACCAAAGAGGTACAAGTTATCAAGTAGGGTACGGTCCCGCAGACTTGCAGCAGTACGAACAGccacagcagcaacaacaacaacaacaacaacaacaacaacaacaacaacaacaatactaTCAGTATGAGGACCATTATGagcaagagcaaaattatgCACCTGAAATGTATGGGCACCAGCAAGGTTACCCAGCCGAGGCCTATCATCAGCAGGGATATTCTCAACCGTATGGGCACCAAGATAGCCAGTATGAGTATGGACAATATGGACAGGACCTCAATCAGGGGTACTCCCATGGATACGCGAATGAGAACCAGTACCCCGACACTTATTATGATGGAGATGCGAGCATGGGATATCAACAACAGTATGGAAATCAGATGAGTCATGGATACCAAGGTCAAGAATGGTATGGAGATTCAGGCGACTATTACGCCAGAGACGGCTACTATCACTGA